A single window of Cervus canadensis isolate Bull #8, Minnesota chromosome 17, ASM1932006v1, whole genome shotgun sequence DNA harbors:
- the DEGS2 gene encoding sphingolipid delta(4)-desaturase/C4-monooxygenase DES2: MGNRAGRSDFEWVYTDQPHTQRRKEMLAKYPAIKALMRPDPHLKWTVTGMVLVQLLACWLVRGLAWRWLFFWAYAFGGCVNHSLTLAIHDISHNTAFGTGRAAHNRWFAIFANLPVGLPYAATFKKYHVDHHRYLGGDGLDVDVPTRFEGWLFCTPARKLLWLVLQPFFYALRPLCVHPKAMTRMELCNALVQLAADAAIYALWGLKPVVYLLASSLLGLGLHPISGHFVAEHYMFLKGHETYSYYGPLNWITFNVGYHMEHHDFPSIPGCNLPLVRKIAPEYYDHLPQHHSWVKVLWDFVFDDSLGPFARVKRVCKLAENRL, encoded by the exons ATGGGCAACAGGGCGGGCCGCAGCGACTTCGAGTGGGTCTACACGGACCAGCCTCACACGCAGAGGCGCAAGGAGATGCTCG CCAAGTACCCAGCCATCAAGGCCCTGATGCGGCCGGACCCCCACCTCAAGTGGACCGTAACGGGGATGGTGCTGGTGCAGCTGCTGGCCTGCTGGCTGGTGCGGGGGCTGGCGTGGCGCTGGCTTTTCTTCTGGGCCTATGCCTTCGGGGGCTGCGTGAACCACTCGCTGACTCTGGCCATCCACGACATCTCGCACAACACCGCCTTCGGCACGGGCCGCGCCGCCCACAACCGCTGGTTCGCCATCTTCGCCAACCTGCCTGTGGGCTTGCCCTACGCCGCCACCTTCAAGAAGTACCACGTGGACCACCACCGCTACCTGGGTGGCGACGGGCTGGACGTGGACGTGCCCACGCGCTTCGAGGGCTGGCTCTTCTGCACGCCGGCCCGCAAGCTGCTCTGGCTGGTCCTGCAGCCCTTCTTCTACGCGCTGCGGCCGCTCTGCGTGCACCCCAAGGCCATGACCCGCATGGAGCTCTGCAACGCCCTGGTGCAGCTGGCGGCTGATGCCGCCATCTACGCCCTCTGGGGGCTCAAGCCCGTGGTCTACCTGCTGGCCAGCTCTCTGCTGGGCCTGGGCCTGCACCCCATCTCGGGCCACTTTGTGGCTGAACACTACATGTTCCTCAAGGGCCACGAGACCTACTCCTACTACGGGCCCCTCAACTGGATCACCTTCAATGTGGGCTACCACATGGAGCATCACGACTTCCCCAGCATCCCCGGCTGCAACCTGCCCCTG GTACGGAAGATCGCACCCGAGTACTACGACCACCTGCCCCAGCACCACTCGTGGGTGAAGGTGCTCTGGGATTTTGTGTTCGACGACTCCCTGGGGCCCTTCGCGCGGGTGAAGAGGGTGTGCAAGCTGGCGGAGAACCGCCTGTGA